A genomic region of Arachis stenosperma cultivar V10309 chromosome 9, arast.V10309.gnm1.PFL2, whole genome shotgun sequence contains the following coding sequences:
- the LOC130951371 gene encoding thymidine kinase a-like, with the protein MASFKHPTPFISGKDRYPSGEVHVIVGPMFAGKTSSLLRRIKSEVDNGRNVAMLKSSKDTRYAIDSVVTHDGIRFPCWALQDLMSFQEKYGHDAYRKLDVIGIDEAQFFEDLYEFCCKAADEDGKIVIVAGLDGDYLRKSFGSVLHIIPLADTVTKLTARCELCCKRAFFTLRKTQETQTELIAGSDVYMPVCRYHYINSEVVTETSKNVLESVKRNNDSLLDVATSF; encoded by the exons ATGGCTTCCTTCAAGCACCCAACTCCCTTTATCTCCGGCAAGGATCGTTACCCTTCTGGCGAGGTCCATGTTATTGTTGGTCCCATGTTTGCAGGAAAAACTTCTTCCCTTCTTCGCCGTATCAAATCCGAAGTTGACAATGGCAG AAACGTGGCTATGTTAAAATCAAGCAAGGATACAAGATATGCCATTGACTCGGTTGTGACACATGATGGGATTAGATTTCCTTGTTGGGCATTGCAAGATCTGATGTCATTCCAAGAAAAATATGGTCATGATGCTTATCGAAAG TTGGATGTCATTGGTATAGATGAAGCTCAATTTTTTGAGGACCTATATGAGTTCTGCTGCAAGGCTGCTGATGAAGATGGTAAAATTGTGATTGTTGCTGGCCTGGATGGTGATTACTTGAG GAAAAGCTTTGGTTCTGTGCTTCACATAATACCGCTTGCTGATACTGTAACCAAGTTGACAGCTCGATGTGAATTATGCTGCAAGCGTGCTTTCTTCACTCTCAGGAAGACACAAGAGACACAAACTGAACTGATTGCTGGTTCTGATGTCTACATGCCAGTGTGCCGATATCACTATATTAACAGTGAAGTTGTCACTGAAACTTCAAAGAATGTGTTGGAATCTGTCAAACGCAACAATGATTCACTTCTTGATGTAGCCACAAGCTTTTAG
- the LOC130951147 gene encoding F-box/kelch-repeat protein At3g23880-like, translated as MESRRPPTQLRQPPYLPENVIMLILLWLPLKTLMQFKCVCRSWNSLISSPMFVKLKYLRSPKGANFMLTIEDLHDPQHHMILAVPCSVPSLLNFRLSAVYEYSSFPIMDDYWVVGTCHGLVCLAGPIWESEDSTDEFWVKIWNPVTRIASGRSPILHCNSFVSLELGFGFDYKNEAYKVVALITSLEAEKDSEKCQVKVYTMGDSGWRDKGSFPALPIAGRIRNKNDGIYITGTLNWLALRNFEGDNAWEDVTALDQVEIVSLDLGEETYKHFALPDGLDERPILTPVLGVLNDCLYLCHDYDTTNFVLWQMKEFGNATSWTLLLNVTNEHLQLDNFFLVSEVFPLVPICMSENGDVVVILSAEDIAVIHYDFKDDRVERHALPRRELWFQPKDYAESLVPPL; from the coding sequence ATGGAGAGTCGTCGTCCCCCCACTCAGCTGCGGCAACCACCATACCTCCCTGAGAATGTGATAATGTTGATCCTCTTATGGCTTCCTCTCAAAACCCTCATGCAGTTCAAGTGCGTCTGCCGTTCCTGGAACTCCCTCATCTCCAGCCCGATGTTCGTCAAACTGAAATATCTCAGATCACCGAAAGGCGCCAACTTCATGTTAACCATAGAAGATTTGCATGATCCTCAACACCATATGATCCTTGCAGTCCCCTGCTCCGTTCCTTCTTTGCTTAATTTCCGCCTGTCAGCCGTTTACGAATACAGTTCTTTCCCGATAATGGATGATTACTGGGTTGTAGGTACATGCCATGGCTTGGTCTGTCTCGCTGGCCCTATTTGGGAGTCGGAGGATTCCACTGATGAGTTCTGGGTCAAGATTTGGAACCCGGTAACACGAATTGCATCTGGAAGATCTCCAATTTTACACTGCAATTCCTTTGTGTCGTTAGAGTTAGGTTTCGGCTTTGATTACAAAAATGAAGCTTACAAGGTGGTGGCTCTCATCACGAGTTTGGAGGCTGAAAAGGATTCTGAGAAATGTCAGGTGAAAGTTTACACAATGGGAGATTCTGGTTGGAGAGACAAGGGAAGCTTCCCTGCTCTTCCAATTGCAGGAAGAATTAGGAACAAAAATGATGGAATATATATAACTGGCACCCTTAATTGGTTGGCGTTGCGCAACTTCGAGGGTGATAATGCATGGGAAGATGTCACCGCTCTTGATCAAGTGGAGATAGTTTCTCTTGATTTGGGGGAAGAGACATACAAACATTTTGCGCTCCCTGATGGTCTTGATGAACGCCCCATACTTACGCCTGTTCTTGGGGTTTTGAACGATTGTCTGTACCTCTGTCATGATTACGACACCACCAACTTTGTTTTGTGGCAAATGAAGGAGTTTGGAAATGCGACATCTTGGACTCTATTGCTCAATGTTACAAATGAGCATCTTCAACTAGATAACTTTTTCCTTGTATCAGAGGTGTTTCCACTCGTGCCCATCTGCATGTCTGAGAATGGTGATGTTGTGGTGATCTTAAGCGCAGAAGATATAGCAGTAATTCACTATGATTTCAAAGATGATAGAGTAGAACGGCATGCACTTCCCAGACGAGAATTGTGGTTCCAACCGAAAGATTATGCTGAAAGCTTGGTTCCGCCTCTGTGA